The following proteins are co-located in the Besnoitia besnoiti strain Bb-Ger1 chromosome Unknown contig00007, whole genome shotgun sequence genome:
- a CDS encoding putative integral membrane protein (encoded by transcript BESB_072390), with translation MPVDQAAFSAAGGDGGAPAPFLSVDPSNTLLIFSLGVAVGLFSEILSYFFIYRHEEFYRLQEECKKLYRELDALEVVCGSDATGKRSGRGSKAAEQVEKKIQRKTKQMASYRQKGNLMVGLLLMVSMPLVYASFDERPAAYLPFQPIFPFSMVLRYSAPAAPGGAAAAATESPAGLPAGTSLCAAAGFFMLTMMSTRMSLQKMFGYGTRRGVAKM, from the exons ATGCCTGTAGACCAGGCCGCATtctcggcggcgggaggcgacggaggcgcgccagcgcccttcctctctgtcgaTCCCTCCAACACGCTTTTGATTTTTTCACTGGGCGTCGCGGTCGGCCTCTTTTCAGAGATCCTCAGCTACTTCTTCATCTACCGGCACGAAGAATTCTACAGACTGCAAGAAGAGTGCAAGAAACTCTACAGAGAACTCGACG CCTTGGAGGTCGTttgcggcagcgacgcgacggGCAAGCGATCGGGGCGCGGGAGCAAAGCTGCTGAGCAAGTCGAGAAGAAAATTCAAAGGAAAACAAA GCAAATGGCGTCGTATCGTCAGAAGGGCAACTTGATGGTCGGGTTACTGCTGATGGTGTCAATGCCGCTTGTCTACGCGTCCTTCGATGAGCGCCCTGCGGCGTACCTGCCCTTCCAGCCCATCTTCCCCTTCTCCATGGTTCTCCGCtactccgcgcccgccgcgcctggaggcgcggccgcggccgccaccgagagccccgcgggcctcccgGCGGGGacctcgctctgcgccgccgcgggcttcTTCATGCTCACCATGATGTCGACGCGCATGTCTCTGCAAAAGATGTTTGGGTAcgggacgcggcgcggagtcgcGAAAATGTAG
- a CDS encoding U5 snRNP-specific protein (encoded by transcript BESB_072380) — MALVAASVSALSVAPADAQTALAQSARDAFESERKSGLEAPTMRLTGHQGEVLAVKFSPDGRNIASAGVDRDVLIYNVYGEISTWQALRGHSKAILDFRWSTDGTQIYTASADQTAAVWDVESGARLKKLKGHVGIVNACGVASREAAECPSRATYGCASLFVTGADDGTSRVWDLRVRRHVKKYEHQYQILSVALDGHGGRVFAGSLDNTIRVYDLRGGDDESEVYDAHTDSVTGLSISASGATLLSNGMDHTVRVWDIQPFVQGGKRHVAALRGASHNFEKNLLRVCWSADEKLCSAGSADRHVCVWDVEEVLREKGKNQAASPLLYRLPGHSGSVNDVCFHPTEPVIASASSDRTVLMGELS, encoded by the exons aTGGCGCTGGTCGCGGCTTCAgtctccgcgctctccgtcgcgcctgcggacgcccAGACGGCGCTCGCTCAGTCTGCCAGGGATGCCTTCGAGTCG GAGAGGAAGTCGGGGTTGGAGGCGCCGACGATGCGCCTTACCGGTCATCAG GGCGAAGTCCTCGCAGTGAAGTTCTCACCCGACGGCCGAAACATCGCATCTGCCGGCGTCGACCGCGATGTTC TGATTTACAACGTGTACGGAGAGATCTCCACGTGGCAAGCTCTGAGAGGCCACTCGAAGGCGATTCTCGACTTTCGCTGGTCGACTGATGGGAC GCAGATCTACACGGCCTCGGCCGATCAGACGGCGGCAGTGTGGGACGTGGAgtctggcgcgcgcctgaaGAAGCTCAAGGGGCACGTGGGCATCGTgaacgcctgcggcgtcgcgtcgcgcgaggctgcggagtgcCCAAGTCGCGCGACGTacggctgcgcctcgctctttgtcaccggcgcggacgacggcaCTTCGCGCGTGTGGGAcctgcgcgtccgcagacaCGTCAAGAAGTATGAACACCAGTATCAG ATTCTGTCTGTTGCGCTCGACGGTCACGGCGGACGCGTGTTCGCTGGAAGCTTGGATAACACCATTCGA GTCTACGActtgcgcggcggagacgacgagagcgaagTGTACGATGCACACACAGACAGCGTTACAGGCCTCAGCATCTCGGCTTCCGGCGCAACTCTCCTCAGCAACGGCATGGATCACACTGTGCGCGTCTGGGATATCCAGCCCTTCGTCCAGGGCGGAAAGCGACACGtagccgctctccgcggcgcctcg CACAACTTCGAGAAGAatcttctccgcgtctgctggaGCGCTGACGAGAAGCTCTGCAGCGCAGGTTCAGCCGACAGGCACGTCTGCGTGTGGGACGTGGAAGAAGTGCTTCGCGAGAAAGGAAAAAAccaggcggcgtcgccgctgctaTACCGCCTGCCCGGGCACTCCGGATCCGTGAACGAC GTTTGCTTCCACCCCACGGAGCCGGTTATCGCCTCTGCGAGCTCAGACCGCACAGTGTTGATGGGAGAGCTCTCGTAA